A genomic window from bacterium includes:
- a CDS encoding 50S ribosomal protein L18, giving the protein MSSVASKRIRIRKRRKISIRKKIAGTAERPRVTVTRSHKNIYAQVVDDDARVTLLASNGKKAAAAAEVPEGIAGKCAMAYSVGRDVAAQAKEKGITSMVFDRNGYLYHGRVAALARGLRDGGIEV; this is encoded by the coding sequence ATGAGCAGTGTCGCGAGCAAGCGGATCCGGATCCGGAAGCGGCGGAAGATTTCCATCCGCAAGAAGATCGCCGGGACCGCCGAACGGCCCCGGGTGACCGTCACCCGCAGCCACAAGAACATCTACGCCCAGGTCGTCGACGACGATGCGCGGGTGACCCTCCTGGCCAGCAACGGCAAGAAGGCCGCCGCCGCCGCCGAGGTGCCCGAGGGCATCGCCGGCAAGTGCGCCATGGCCTACAGCGTCGGTCGCGACGTCGCCGCGCAGGCGAAGGAGAAGGGGATCACCAGCATGGTCTTCGACCGCAACGGTTATCTCTACCACGGGCGTGTCGCCGCCCTGGCCCGCGGGCTCAGGGACGGCGGAATCGAAGTCTAG
- the rplF gene encoding 50S ribosomal protein L6, whose amino-acid sequence MSRIGNNPIPIPSGVTVSIDGTTSTVKGPKGEHKQHIPAGLSFEEKDGQLTVVRPDESKTTKARHGLVRALIANQVTGVTEGFTKKLEIIGVGYRAQVKGQVLDLQLQYSHPIEYPIPAGIEINCPDATHIDVTGIDKQQVGQVAAEIRSYRKPEPYKGKGIRYVGEQVIRKAGKAAGK is encoded by the coding sequence ATGTCTCGGATTGGTAACAACCCGATTCCCATCCCGAGCGGGGTCACCGTCAGCATCGACGGCACCACCTCGACGGTGAAGGGGCCCAAGGGTGAGCACAAGCAGCACATCCCCGCGGGACTGTCCTTCGAGGAGAAGGACGGCCAGCTGACGGTCGTGCGGCCCGACGAGAGCAAGACCACCAAGGCCCGCCACGGGCTGGTCCGGGCGCTGATCGCCAACCAGGTCACCGGCGTGACTGAGGGCTTCACGAAGAAGCTGGAGATCATCGGTGTCGGTTACCGCGCCCAGGTCAAGGGCCAGGTCCTCGACCTGCAGCTGCAGTACAGCCACCCGATCGAGTACCCGATTCCCGCGGGCATCGAGATCAACTGTCCGGACGCGACGCACATCGACGTCACGGGCATCGACAAGCAGCAGGTGGGCCAGGTGGCCGCCGAGATCCGCTCCTACCGCAAGCCCGAGCCCTACAAGGGCAAGGGCATCCGGTACGTGGGCGAGCAAGTGATCCGCAAGGCCGGCAAGGCCGCGGGCAAGTAG